In the Paramisgurnus dabryanus chromosome 5, PD_genome_1.1, whole genome shotgun sequence genome, one interval contains:
- the LOC135732530 gene encoding protein transport protein Sec24C, with the protein MDGPAVNTSYTHPAPQSWAGENHMTSGISPASWKPNASCPPPSNLYPYLNPTHQSTEVSSAPMTNTPITCSGGWPQSLYWDISQQSYQGVFNPAPDLSNMKAQEMPQGSYSLPTSPTSNSKSDSRYGLDPRLLPSVVQVIKEDREQWEGNVFVSKSKSSVPPLSSTRCTLEDRGNATPRFLRCTSYIFPVDAQSAQKSHLPLGATVCPLATAERGEPAVPVCEEGDCIKGCRHCGAFMSPAMIWQDCGQRFYCPFCDKLNDVPWQSYQPTSQGRRVDLERKPELSFGSYEIQEKQTANAAVLLLAIDVSASAMRTGHLNHICQQICSQLQILHEAGGADQSDLRVGLMTYDSRIHLYNLSPALSRPHMMVITDCEEIELPVMDGLLVPLKDCRHIAERVLQEIACFNPEPEERSSSQDLPVCAALKILQAADSPGKLLIFHISPLTESTDPKSSPGFFNSSKVKSIFQAPDCSISLAKECINQGCSVHTFVFSHQEVGGAWPGHIPFLTGGRLMCYNNLQSEMERQHFQADLSRCVNMQMAFKAQLKVFVSKEMRVSGCYGAFIAGPDSSRVAMAALDWRTAMAFEFTHNKSLDETRGVAIQFVLSYSTSSGENRRRIHTVTLPCSHQLLDTFRSSQAETLLTFYCKKMYTLALESPLQSLREDLQTEVTEMLASFRKHNCTTSASPGQLVLPQFLKVLPVYINSLRKSEVLLPGLRSSVHQRLQLRSLIVSMDTLSIASQIYPLILPLPVSAGNANMPSVEETVRCMISSLDPGGLYLIYCPLAMLIWVGSRVPPHTLLQLFNTNSFSNLTSGEIKLPVLENFLSISTRALICSLQSSAAVTLQLKMVKDGDSCDDSPQHLLVEDKSPNGGASYADFLFHLHVNSLRLIV; encoded by the exons ATGGATGGTCCAGCAGTAAATACAAGCTATACACATCCAGCACCGCAGTCATGGGCTGGAGAAAACCACATGACCTCGGGCATTTCTCCAGCCAGCTGGAAACCTAATGCAAGCTGTCCGCCTCCATCAAATCTATACCCATATTTGAACCCAACACATCAGAGCACAGAAGTGAGCTCGGCTCCGATGACTAACACACCTATAACCTGCTCAGGTGGTTGGCCTCAGTCGCTGTACTGGGACATCTCACAGCAAAGCTACCAGG GTGTATTTAACCCTGCTCCTGATCTTTCAAATATGAAGGCTCAGGAAATGCCACAGGGAAGCTACTCATTACCA ACGAGTCCTACATCAAATTCCAAGTCGGACTCTCGATACGGTCTGGATCCTCGGCTTCTACCCAGTGTG GTGCAGGTGATCAAAGAGGACAGGGAACAGTGGGAAGGGAACGTGTTTGTTTCCAAGTCCAAATCCTCCGTTCCCCCTCTCTCCTCAACACGATGCACCCTGGAGGACAGAG GTAATGCCACACCTAGATTTCTCCGCTGCACGTCCTATATCTTCCCTGTAGATGCGCAATCAGCTCAAAAGAGCCACCTGCCTCTGGGTGCAACTGTTTGTCCTCTGGCAACAGCTGAGAGAGGAGAG CCTGCTGTGCCTGTTTGTGAAGAAGGGGATTGCATTAAGGGATGCAGACACTGCGGGGCTTTTATGAGCCCCGCTATGATCTGGCAGGACTGTGGGCAAAGATTCTACTGTCCGTTCTGCGACAAACTTAATGACG TGCCGTGGCAGTCCTATCAGCCCACCAGTCAGGGTCGCCGTGTCGACTTGGAAAGAAAACCTGAGCTCAGTTTCGGTTCATATGAAATTCAGGAGAAACAGACG GCCAATGCTGCTGTGTTGCTGTTGGCGATAGATGTTTCTGCCAGCGCGATGAGGACGGGGCATCTAAACCACATATGTCAGCAGATTTGTTCCCAATTACAGATTTTACATGA GGCCGGAGGAGCTGACCAGTCAGATCTTCGAGTTGGTTTGATGACCTATGACAGCCGGATTCACCTGTATAACCTGAGCCCAGCTCTATCCCGTCCCCACATGATGGTCATCACTGACTGTGAGGAGATTGAACTTCCTGTGATGGACGGTCTTTTGGTGCCACTGAAAGACTGCAGACACATAGCTGAGAG AGTTTTACAGGAAATTGCATGTTTTAACCCCGAACCAGAAGAAAGATCCAGCTCTCAAGATCTACCAGTTTGTGCTGCACTAAAGATTCTTCAG GCTGCAGACTCTCCAGGAAAGTTACTGATCTTTCATATTTCACCTCTTACTGAAAGCACAGATCCAAAAAGCTCCCCTGGATTTTTTAATTCTAGTAAAGTGAAG TCCATCTTTCAAGCACCAGACTGTTCCATCTCATTGGCTAAAGAGTGCATCAATCAGGGATGCAGCGTGCATACCTTTGTGTTCTCTCATCAAGAAGTGGGCGGAGCTTGGCCAGGACACATACCCTTTCTCACAGGGGGACGGCTCATGTGCTATAATAATCTGCAG TCGGAGATGGAACGGCAACACTTCCAAGCTGATCTAAGCAGATGTGTAAACATGCAAATGGCCTTCAAAGCTCAGCTGAAAGTCTTTGTCAGTAAAG AGATGCGTGTATCTGGTTGCTATGGCGCCTTCATCGCCGGTCCTGACTCCAGCCGTGTTGCCATGGCAGCGCTTGATTGGCGCACAGCTATGGCATTTGAGTTCACTCATAACAAATCTTTAGATGAGACGAGGGGTGTAGCCATACAG TTTGTTTTGTCATACAGTACCTCCTCCGGTGAGAACAGAAGGCGGATACACACCGTTACTCTGCCTTGTTCCCATCAGCTGCTCGACACCTTTAGAAGCAGCCAGGCTGAGACTCTTCTTACATTTTACTGCAAAAAAA TGTATACATTAGCATTGGAGAGTCCTCTGCAGTCCTTGCGTGAAGATTTACAAACAGAAGTTACTGAGATGTTAGCCTCCTTTAGGAAACACAACTGTACTACATCTGCGTCCCCAGGACAG CTGGTGTTACCACAGTTTCTGAAAGTACTTCCTGTCTACATTAACAGTCTGCGCAAGAGTGAGGTGCTGCTGCCCGGGCTGCGTAGCTCTGTACATCAACGTCTTCAACTGCGCAGCCTCATTGTCTCCATGGACACACTGAGCATTGCTTCTCAGATCTACCCACTTATTTTGCCTTTG CCTGTCTCTGCCGGTAATGCCAATATGCCATCAGTAGAAGAAACAGTACGATGCATGATCTCTAGTCTAGATCCAGGGGGTCTCTATCTGATCTACTGCCCGCTGGCCATGCTTATTTGGGTGGGCAGCCGTGTGCCTCCTCACACCCTCCTGCAGCTTTTCAACACCAACTCCTTTTCCAACCTCACATCTGGCGAG ATCAAGCTGCCTGTTCTTGAGAACTTCCTCTCCATCAGCACCAGAGCTCTCATATGCTCTCTGCAGTCCTCGGCAGCTGTTACTCTGCAG CTTAAAATGGTGAAGGACGGTGACAGCTGTGATGATTCTCCGCAGCACCTCCTGGTGGAGGACAAGAGTCCTAACGGTGGAGCTTCATATGCTGACTTTCTTTTTCaccttcatgttaattcattgCGTCTTATTGTGTAA